The nucleotide window GCTCAACGCTGGAATCAGCGCCGAAGAATTCATGCTCGGCGCGGATATTTCCTGGATTCCTGAACAGGAAGCCAAAGGCAGGAAATTCCAGGATGGCGCGCAAGCCAAGGATATCTTCACCATTGTCAAGGAACATCAGTTCAACTGGATTCGCCTGCGCCTATTTAATAATCCCCGCGCCACCACCAACGGCTATTCCGTCCAGGGCTTTTGCGATCTTGATAACACCCGGAAAATGGCCAAACGAATCCAGCAAGCCGGCCTGAAATTTCTGCTGGATTTCCACTACAGCGACACGTGGGCCGATCCTGGTCACCAGTATAAGCCCGCCGCCTGGAAGGAGCTGCCGATGGATCAGCTTACCAAGGCCGTCCGGGAATATACGCGTGATACCATTCGCAGCTTGGCTGCGGCTGGCACCCCGCCGCAGATGGTTCAGGTCGGCAACGAAATCAGCAACGGCATGTTGTGGCCGGATGGGAAAATCACCCGGTTTGACCAATTGGCGGAACTTTTTAAAGCGGGCGCGGCCGGGGTGCGGGAAGCCGACCCCAAAATCAAGGTGATGCTGCATCTGGCCTTGGGCGGCGATAACGCCAAATCCCGCTGGTTCCTCGATCAGGCCCGGCAACGGGGAGTGGAGTTCGATATCCTCGGGCAATCCTATTACCCCAAGTGGCATGGCACGCCAAATGATTTACGGACGAATTTGACTGATTTGGCGGGGCGTTATCCCTGGCCGATCATCGTTGTGGAATATTCCGAGCACAAACGCGAGGTCAACTCGATCGTTCAGGCGCTGCCCAACGGTAAAGGCCAGGGCACATTCATCTGGGAACCCACGGAATGGGGTGAAGCCCTGTTTAAAAAGGACGGCCAAGCCCTCCCCTCACTGGAGCTTTATCCAGAACTGGCGCGCTCCTTTAAAACAACTCCCCGCACGCGGTGAAATAGGCCCATCTTCCTCTTCCGTAGGTGACGACGTAAGGAGTCTCAAATATAAACGCACGGATAATTTTGAACTGCGGTGGCCACTGCCGGGGAAAAGGGGCAACAGGCGACACCGCTTTGAATTTCATGATTTCATTCCGCAATCCGCACTCCGCATTCCGAATTCGAGATGGGCTGTTCTTCATCCGTCCTATCCGAGTAATCCGTGGTAAAAAAACGGGGAATAAACCACCGATAAACACCGATGGACACCGATGGACACCGATAAGACCATACACCAGTCCGTCATTCCGCAATCCGCAATCCGCAATCCGAATTTGAGGGTTCCGCACTCCGCATTGGATTATCTGCCATATCCGGCTCTCCATTTTTTTGCCGGTTCATTTTTCTGCAAAATCGGGTTCCCAATTTCAAGTTTCAGGTTTCAAGTTTTCATTCATTGGTTCCCAATTTTTTTGCCAGCTAATCTTTTTGCCATGTCCGGCTTCCCATTTTTCTGTCGGTTTATATTTCTGCTAAAGTCTTCCTTCCCCATTTTTCCGAGGCTTTTACATCAGGAAAAAGAAACACTTGGCAGCGGGAACGCGAACAGGATATATTTACACCATGAATGCGAGAAACGTTCTTTTGGAGGTGGCAGACAAACTGCCGCCGGACGCCACGCTGGTTGATGCCATTTACGAATTAGAGTTCCGCCAAGCAGTGGAGGATGGGCTTGCCTCGCTGGACCGGG belongs to Verrucomicrobiota bacterium and includes:
- a CDS encoding glycosyl hydrolase 53 family protein codes for the protein MKYARQLSRLAWLIILLATLNAGISAEEFMLGADISWIPEQEAKGRKFQDGAQAKDIFTIVKEHQFNWIRLRLFNNPRATTNGYSVQGFCDLDNTRKMAKRIQQAGLKFLLDFHYSDTWADPGHQYKPAAWKELPMDQLTKAVREYTRDTIRSLAAAGTPPQMVQVGNEISNGMLWPDGKITRFDQLAELFKAGAAGVREADPKIKVMLHLALGGDNAKSRWFLDQARQRGVEFDILGQSYYPKWHGTPNDLRTNLTDLAGRYPWPIIVVEYSEHKREVNSIVQALPNGKGQGTFIWEPTEWGEALFKKDGQALPSLELYPELARSFKTTPRTR